Proteins from a single region of Butyrivibrio fibrisolvens:
- a CDS encoding ABC transporter ATP-binding protein, with protein sequence MKTLRSYVREHWLTYSVAIIFMLIAIALDMMFPKVTKLIVNEVIIGQDFSRFYLFLGAIVLIGVGRSVFGYFKEFTFDRNCIAIGTEMRKDLFNHIQGLSLDYFDDANTGELMARVKDDIDKIYNLVGMVAMRGMEVTLNAVLVLYFMFSINAVLTILPLIFMIICGATAIFMEKKLDLIYDDISEENAKLTTIAEENLAGVRTVKAFAREEYEIEKFKKHNVKYYEYNMKEAMALLRFYPVFQLAGTLLPVACAVLGGFFVINGKMDLGDLTAYIIYSRNCTWPLEELGWITNEFSSAIASLKKVRKIYTVHSTLAMSEKPEHLDKVKGSIEFENVSLDFGDNHVLSDISFTLTEGKTIGIMGQTGSGKSTIVNLMQRFYDPTKGTIKLDGKDIKNLDLNQVREASAVVMQDVFLFSDTINENIRMGRRDEMTDEEIAEAARMANAGSFIEKLEDKYETVIGERGVGLSGGQKQRISIARALSKKAPILILDDSTSALDMETEAEIQKTLSDIKAVTRVIVAHRISAVRNADEILYLDNGRIAERGTHEELLRKKGLYYDTYIAQYGSLQEMEESA encoded by the coding sequence ATGAAGACACTTAGAAGTTATGTGCGAGAGCACTGGTTGACATATTCAGTAGCAATCATCTTTATGCTGATCGCTATTGCACTTGATATGATGTTTCCTAAGGTTACGAAGCTTATAGTAAACGAAGTAATTATAGGACAGGATTTTTCGAGATTTTATCTCTTTCTTGGAGCGATAGTACTAATCGGCGTTGGCCGAAGTGTTTTTGGATATTTTAAAGAATTCACATTTGACAGAAACTGCATCGCCATTGGAACTGAGATGCGTAAGGACCTGTTCAATCATATTCAGGGACTTTCACTTGACTACTTTGATGATGCCAACACTGGCGAACTCATGGCCAGAGTCAAGGATGATATCGACAAGATCTACAACCTTGTCGGAATGGTTGCGATGAGAGGTATGGAAGTTACTCTTAACGCAGTACTGGTACTGTATTTCATGTTCTCAATAAATGCAGTACTTACGATCCTTCCGCTGATCTTCATGATCATCTGCGGAGCCACAGCGATCTTTATGGAGAAAAAGCTTGACCTTATCTACGACGATATCAGTGAAGAGAATGCAAAGCTTACCACAATCGCTGAAGAGAACCTTGCAGGAGTAAGAACCGTTAAGGCTTTTGCCAGAGAAGAGTATGAGATAGAGAAGTTCAAAAAGCACAACGTTAAATATTATGAGTACAACATGAAAGAAGCTATGGCGCTTCTTAGATTCTATCCGGTTTTCCAGCTGGCAGGAACCCTTCTTCCTGTTGCTTGTGCGGTACTTGGCGGATTCTTTGTAATAAACGGCAAGATGGACCTTGGTGATCTTACAGCTTACATCATCTATAGCCGTAACTGCACATGGCCTTTAGAAGAACTTGGATGGATCACAAATGAGTTTTCAAGCGCGATCGCTTCACTCAAGAAGGTACGTAAGATTTACACAGTTCATTCTACACTGGCAATGTCTGAAAAGCCTGAGCACCTTGATAAGGTCAAGGGTAGCATTGAATTCGAGAATGTATCTCTTGATTTTGGTGATAACCATGTGCTTAGTGATATAAGCTTCACACTTACTGAAGGCAAAACAATTGGAATCATGGGTCAGACAGGCTCAGGTAAATCAACAATAGTTAACCTTATGCAGCGTTTCTATGATCCTACAAAAGGAACCATAAAGCTTGACGGTAAGGACATTAAGAACCTTGATCTTAACCAGGTCAGAGAGGCATCGGCAGTTGTAATGCAGGACGTATTTCTTTTCTCAGATACCATTAATGAGAACATCCGCATGGGACGCCGTGATGAAATGACTGACGAAGAGATCGCAGAAGCTGCAAGAATGGCTAATGCCGGCAGCTTTATAGAAAAACTTGAAGACAAATACGAAACTGTAATCGGTGAAAGAGGCGTTGGCCTCTCCGGAGGACAGAAGCAGAGAATAAGCATTGCGAGAGCTCTTTCAAAGAAGGCTCCGATTCTGATACTTGATGATTCAACATCCGCTCTTGATATGGAGACAGAGGCTGAGATCCAGAAGACCTTGTCCGACATCAAGGCAGTTACAAGGGTTATCGTAGCCCACAGAATATCAGCTGTCAGAAATGCTGATGAGATTCTCTATCTCGATAACGGCCGTATTGCAGAACGTGGAACACACGAAGAATTACTTAGAAAGAAGGGACTTTACTACGACACTTACATTGCACAGTACGGCTCCCTTCAGGAAATGGAGGAAAGTGCATAA
- a CDS encoding ABC transporter ATP-binding protein: MAANSFREDEHINNSDKKKIFVRIIRYLRPHIKEIIPVIISLMITVGIGLVSPLLIEYAIDVHVADKNMRGLIIVASSVALLGLVYMLFVKLRMYMMNKVANKILLDIREELYEHIQKLSFTFFDSRPTGKILARIIGDVNSLKDVMANTITNLIPNFITVFGVVFIMLVKDWKLALGTLCSMPLMIIAIFWIRSMTHTRWADMRKKASNLNAYVHEDIAGIAVVQSFHAEDETRSTFEDLANKHRDSYISACRAADLFGPAIDMSWAVSSMMLYLVAVRLLGYTEASVGLIAAFASYATMFWSPIMGLSNYYNQLVTNISAAERVFDILDTEPEIVDKEDAEELPDITGQVSFANVGFTYDEGTASEKKVLENVNFTAKPGETIALVGPTGAGKTTIVNLISRFYDIQKGKILVDGHDITGVKINSLRRQMGIMTQDNFIFSGTVRENIMYGNLSATEEEMIEAAKAVNAHDFIMKLENGYDTVLKERGAGLSIGQRQLIAFARTMISKPKILILDEATSNIDTHTELLVQKGIQTMLSGRTSFVIAHRLSTIKSADRIFVINDGGIAESGSHENLLRKHGAYYDLYMAQFA, from the coding sequence ATGGCTGCTAATTCTTTTAGAGAAGATGAGCATATAAATAATAGTGACAAAAAGAAAATTTTTGTCAGAATAATCAGATACTTAAGACCACATATAAAAGAGATCATCCCGGTTATAATATCCCTCATGATCACAGTAGGGATCGGCCTTGTGAGTCCGCTTCTTATCGAATACGCAATAGACGTACACGTTGCTGACAAGAATATGAGAGGTCTTATCATCGTTGCAAGTAGCGTTGCTCTCCTTGGTCTTGTATATATGCTCTTTGTAAAACTCAGAATGTATATGATGAACAAGGTTGCAAATAAGATACTTCTGGACATCAGAGAAGAACTATACGAGCACATCCAGAAGCTCTCATTCACCTTTTTTGACTCAAGACCCACAGGTAAGATCCTGGCTAGGATCATCGGCGATGTTAACTCCCTCAAGGATGTTATGGCCAACACCATCACGAACCTTATACCGAACTTTATAACAGTATTTGGCGTTGTGTTCATAATGCTCGTTAAGGACTGGAAGCTTGCCCTTGGAACCCTTTGTTCCATGCCCCTTATGATAATCGCGATCTTCTGGATCCGCAGCATGACTCACACAAGATGGGCAGATATGAGAAAAAAGGCTTCGAACCTTAATGCCTACGTTCATGAAGACATTGCAGGAATCGCTGTAGTACAGAGTTTCCACGCAGAAGATGAGACAAGATCAACCTTCGAGGATCTTGCCAACAAGCACAGAGATTCTTATATCTCAGCATGCAGAGCAGCAGACCTCTTCGGACCAGCCATCGACATGAGCTGGGCTGTGAGCAGCATGATGCTGTACCTGGTTGCTGTAAGACTTCTTGGTTATACAGAAGCTTCAGTTGGACTTATTGCTGCATTTGCAAGCTATGCAACAATGTTCTGGAGCCCTATCATGGGACTTTCAAACTACTACAACCAGCTTGTTACCAACATCTCAGCAGCAGAAAGAGTATTCGATATCCTTGATACAGAGCCTGAGATCGTGGACAAAGAAGATGCAGAGGAGCTTCCAGATATCACAGGACAGGTAAGCTTTGCAAACGTAGGATTTACCTACGATGAAGGAACAGCTAGTGAAAAGAAGGTCCTTGAGAATGTAAACTTCACAGCAAAGCCCGGAGAAACAATTGCTCTTGTAGGACCGACAGGCGCAGGTAAGACTACCATTGTAAATCTCATAAGCAGATTTTATGACATCCAGAAGGGTAAGATACTTGTCGATGGCCATGATATTACAGGAGTTAAGATCAACAGCCTTCGTAGACAGATGGGCATCATGACCCAGGACAATTTCATTTTCAGCGGAACAGTTAGAGAGAACATCATGTATGGAAACCTCTCCGCAACCGAAGAAGAGATGATCGAAGCTGCTAAAGCTGTAAATGCCCACGACTTCATCATGAAGCTTGAAAATGGCTACGATACTGTGTTAAAAGAGCGCGGCGCAGGCCTTTCAATCGGCCAAAGACAGCTCATTGCTTTTGCAAGAACTATGATCAGTAAGCCTAAGATACTGATCCTTGACGAAGCTACAAGTAATATCGATACACATACTGAGCTTCTGGTTCAGAAAGGCATACAGACCATGCTTTCAGGAAGAACAAGCTTTGTCATTGCTCATAGACTTTCTACCATCAAGAGTGCCGACCGTATATTTGTAATTAACGATGGTGGAATTGCTGAAAGCGGAAGCCATGAAAATCTTCTGCGTAAGCACGGTGCATACTATGACCTGTATATGGCTCAGTTTGCGTAA
- the secG gene encoding preprotein translocase subunit SecG: protein MAFAVKLLVNIIYLGVCFALVGIIISQQGKTQSLGALTGQASSDTYWAKNKGRSTEGRLRTATIVLTVLFFALSIFLNTGIVD, encoded by the coding sequence ATGGCATTTGCAGTTAAACTTCTTGTAAATATTATATATTTGGGTGTTTGCTTCGCCCTTGTTGGAATCATCATTTCACAGCAGGGTAAGACACAGAGCCTTGGAGCCCTCACAGGTCAGGCAAGTTCTGATACATACTGGGCTAAGAACAAGGGACGTTCTACAGAAGGAAGACTTAGAACAGCTACAATCGTTCTTACAGTTCTTTTCTTCGCACTTTCTATATTCCTTAACACAGGAATCGTAGACTGA